A single region of the Candidatus Sungiibacteriota bacterium genome encodes:
- the rplK gene encoding 50S ribosomal protein L11, with protein sequence MAKLVKTIIKLQIPAGKATPAPPVGTALGPHGVNIGEFVKKYNDATAQMEGDVVPVEITVYEDRTFDFKLKTPPASDLLRKAASVEKGSGEPNKNKVGSVTHADIRKIAERKLEDLNAETIEAAEKIVEGTARSMGIEVK encoded by the coding sequence ATGGCTAAACTAGTAAAAACAATTATCAAACTCCAAATTCCTGCCGGCAAAGCTACTCCCGCGCCGCCCGTAGGCACCGCCCTCGGACCGCACGGAGTAAATATCGGGGAGTTTGTAAAAAAATATAATGACGCCACCGCCCAGATGGAAGGCGACGTTGTGCCGGTGGAAATTACGGTCTACGAGGACCGAACTTTTGATTTTAAACTAAAAACCCCGCCTGCTTCGGATCTTTTAAGAAAAGCGGCCTCGGTGGAAAAGGGTTCTGGGGAGCCGAATAAAAATAAAGTAGGCAGTGTAACACATGCCGATATTCGTAAAATAGCGGAGCGCAAACTGGAGGACCTCAACGCCGAAACTATTGAAGCGGCAGAAAAGATTGTGGAGGGCACAGCCCGCTCCATGGGCATTGAGGTGAAATAA
- the secE gene encoding preprotein translocase subunit SecE, which produces MNKFITFIKESRLELQKVTWPTREETIRYTMTVVVISAVVAIFLGGLDYIFQFILNKFIL; this is translated from the coding sequence ATGAATAAATTTATAACTTTCATAAAAGAATCACGGCTGGAACTCCAAAAAGTTACCTGGCCTACCCGTGAAGAAACTATCCGCTACACCATGACGGTTGTTGTTATTAGTGCGGTGGTGGCCATATTTTTGGGCGGTCTTGATTACATTTTTCAGTTTATTCTTAATAAGTTTATTTTATAA
- a CDS encoding acyl-CoA dehydrogenase family protein, giving the protein MDFSFTDEQRAIQKSVREFVERNFRKELVEEYELKDAESTSWPWKLFEKMVEELGVQAAPIPEAYGGLGLDTVTSTLIMEELSRGWTAFALSAFAVPCSLYAFPIYTFGTINQAERFVLPLVKGEILGGFALTEPNAGSWAANQQTRAERYSNDEYRLNGTKTFITNCGLAQYYVVFARTDFVPGKLHQGISCFVVDGCRAGVASLPIKKWGQKASPFGELVLTDCFVSKENLIGKEGEGYKIAMATLDNGRVFIAAQALGIAQAAYEEALGYANQRIVFGEKLSSLQLTQEKIADMRVKLEASRLLTYKAAWLKDQGLPFSEEASIAKLYASECACQIADSAIQLHGGYGYTKEFAAMRLWIEARALPLYEGTSEVQRLKIARKNICE; this is encoded by the coding sequence ATGGACTTTAGTTTTACGGACGAGCAGCGAGCCATACAAAAATCCGTTCGTGAGTTTGTGGAACGCAACTTCCGAAAAGAACTCGTTGAGGAGTACGAACTTAAAGATGCGGAAAGTACGTCTTGGCCCTGGAAGCTCTTTGAAAAAATGGTTGAGGAACTGGGGGTTCAGGCAGCACCCATCCCCGAAGCATACGGTGGTCTGGGATTAGATACCGTAACATCAACCCTAATTATGGAGGAACTCTCCCGGGGGTGGACCGCCTTTGCTCTTTCGGCCTTTGCCGTTCCTTGTTCCCTTTACGCCTTCCCTATTTATACGTTCGGAACAATCAATCAGGCCGAACGTTTTGTTCTACCCCTAGTCAAAGGAGAAATTTTGGGCGGTTTTGCGCTAACCGAACCCAATGCCGGATCCTGGGCTGCTAACCAGCAAACCCGGGCCGAGCGCTACAGCAACGACGAGTATAGACTAAATGGCACCAAAACATTTATTACCAACTGCGGTCTTGCCCAATACTATGTGGTGTTTGCCAGAACCGATTTTGTGCCCGGAAAACTTCATCAAGGAATCTCCTGTTTTGTGGTGGACGGATGCAGGGCCGGTGTTGCCTCGCTTCCCATCAAAAAGTGGGGACAGAAAGCTTCACCCTTTGGAGAATTGGTTCTAACCGATTGTTTTGTGTCCAAAGAAAATTTGATTGGAAAAGAGGGTGAAGGGTATAAAATCGCCATGGCCACTCTTGATAACGGACGCGTTTTCATTGCCGCCCAAGCTCTGGGTATTGCTCAAGCCGCTTATGAGGAGGCGCTTGGTTATGCCAACCAACGAATTGTTTTTGGAGAAAAATTAAGTTCCCTGCAGCTTACGCAGGAAAAAATTGCCGACATGCGGGTGAAACTTGAGGCATCACGCCTCCTAACCTACAAAGCCGCGTGGCTCAAAGATCAAGGACTGCCTTTTTCGGAGGAGGCCTCCATCGCCAAACTTTACGCTTCCGAATGTGCTTGCCAAATTGCGGATAGCGCCATACAGCTTCATGGCGGCTATGGCTACACTAAAGAATTTGCCGCAATGCGTTTGTGGATTGAAGCGCGGGCTCTGCCGCTTTACGAGGGCACCTCGGAAGTTCAACGTCTCAAGATTGCAAGAAAAAATATCTGTGAGTAA
- the nusG gene encoding transcription termination/antitermination protein NusG — protein sequence MPKQTSEFGRNWYAVHTYSGYEDAVARNLKQRIESMGMEDKIFNVLVPVEKKIKIKNGKRRTVEEKIYPGYVLVEMVVTDDSWYVVRNTPRVTGFVGAGTTPAPLSQEEIDVLLKRMGQEEPKFKIEVNVGDPVKIIDGPFKDFDGKVAEVDQERGKIKVLVNMFGRDTPVELDSLQIKKL from the coding sequence ATGCCAAAACAAACATCGGAATTTGGCAGGAACTGGTACGCCGTGCACACTTATTCCGGATACGAAGACGCAGTGGCGCGAAACTTAAAACAGCGTATTGAGTCTATGGGCATGGAGGATAAAATTTTTAATGTCCTCGTTCCTGTTGAAAAAAAGATAAAAATTAAAAATGGAAAAAGAAGGACGGTGGAAGAGAAAATCTACCCGGGTTATGTTTTGGTGGAAATGGTGGTAACCGACGACTCTTGGTACGTGGTACGAAACACCCCGCGCGTAACCGGGTTTGTGGGCGCGGGCACCACTCCTGCTCCGCTTTCCCAAGAAGAGATTGATGTCCTGCTCAAACGCATGGGACAAGAAGAGCCTAAATTCAAGATTGAGGTCAACGTCGGGGATCCGGTAAAAATTATTGATGGTCCGTTTAAGGACTTTGACGGAAAAGTGGCCGAAGTTGATCAGGAGCGAGGGAAAATTAAGGTGTTAGTAAATATGTTTGGGCGCGACACGCCGGTGGAGTTGGATTCGCTGCAGATAAAGAAACTGTAA
- a CDS encoding four helix bundle protein gives MATGLENLWVYKLAEDLEILVYEITKGFPRDEFYRSIDQLKRSSASVANNIAESYHKSSAKEKIRFIDIAMGEAEETKRNLIRSFRKGFVKEDSKQIVDEYTKLLNGLGAYRKFLLLGKIKPKP, from the coding sequence ATGGCAACCGGACTAGAAAACCTTTGGGTCTATAAGCTTGCCGAGGATTTAGAAATTCTTGTCTACGAAATTACTAAGGGCTTCCCAAGAGATGAGTTTTACAGAAGTATCGACCAACTGAAAAGATCTTCGGCCTCTGTCGCAAATAATATCGCGGAATCCTATCATAAGTCATCCGCAAAAGAGAAAATACGTTTTATAGATATCGCCATGGGAGAGGCCGAGGAAACCAAAAGAAATCTCATAAGATCGTTTCGCAAGGGTTTCGTTAAGGAGGATAGTAAGCAGATCGTTGATGAATACACAAAACTACTTAATGGACTCGGTGCTTATAGAAAATTCCTCTTGCTTGGAAAGATAAAACCTAAACCTTAA
- a CDS encoding methylmalonyl-CoA mutase: MPQDTGFLRPDELPDLLANYLENLNDPGKFPFTRGIYPSMYRGKKPTLRQFAGHGLAQDTNERFKTILGLGGGGLSVAFDLPTLMGKDPDDPLSLGTVGSEGVAVTTLYDMEKLFEGIPIDQITVSMTINAPAPIIFAMYIVAAEKRGVARALLGGTIQNDILKEYIAQKEWLFPVEKGVKFAVDPMEFCARHMPKWHPVSISGYHIREAGSNALQELAYTLADGMCYVEKCLARGLRLEEFAPRLSFFFDVHNNFFEEIAKLRASRRLWAKILRERYHAPLPESYENTKDPRLQSLWCRIHAQTAGCTLTLQEPMNNIVRVAYQALAAILGGAQSVHTNSFDEVICTPTEKALRLAIRTQQILVHETEICDWVDPLGGSWLVESLTDKLEQKAREEIALIYRNHGGMEGAVKASYPQRQIAREAYYDQRRVERGERKVIGVNTAVNITQEDELADVRRELQKRRGFEELHIENVRRIRAERSQEAVARALDEIRRAAETNLNLMPVLIEAVKTYATLGEICHALQDVWGSYQERETPY; this comes from the coding sequence ATGCCACAAGATACGGGCTTTCTGCGGCCTGACGAGCTGCCGGATCTTCTTGCGAATTACTTGGAGAATTTAAATGACCCCGGAAAATTTCCCTTTACCCGCGGAATCTATCCTTCCATGTATCGCGGGAAAAAACCCACCCTGCGGCAATTTGCGGGACACGGCCTGGCCCAAGACACCAATGAACGTTTTAAGACAATCTTGGGTCTGGGCGGCGGCGGTCTTTCGGTTGCTTTTGATCTTCCTACGCTCATGGGGAAAGACCCGGACGACCCTCTGTCTCTGGGAACCGTGGGGAGCGAGGGTGTGGCCGTAACAACGCTGTATGACATGGAAAAACTTTTTGAAGGAATTCCCATTGATCAGATAACCGTCTCCATGACCATAAACGCTCCGGCTCCGATTATTTTTGCAATGTACATCGTGGCGGCAGAAAAACGCGGTGTAGCGCGAGCCCTCCTCGGGGGAACAATCCAAAACGATATCCTCAAAGAATACATCGCCCAAAAAGAGTGGCTTTTTCCTGTTGAAAAAGGAGTAAAATTCGCGGTTGATCCTATGGAATTTTGCGCCCGTCACATGCCTAAATGGCACCCCGTATCCATAAGCGGCTATCATATTCGGGAAGCGGGATCAAACGCGCTGCAGGAACTTGCCTATACTCTGGCCGACGGCATGTGTTACGTAGAAAAGTGCCTCGCCAGAGGACTGCGCCTTGAAGAGTTTGCTCCCCGCCTTTCTTTCTTTTTTGACGTCCACAATAATTTTTTTGAGGAGATTGCCAAACTTCGTGCCAGCCGCCGCCTGTGGGCAAAAATACTACGCGAGCGCTACCATGCCCCCCTTCCGGAATCATACGAAAATACCAAGGATCCGCGGCTGCAATCACTTTGGTGCAGAATCCATGCGCAAACCGCGGGATGCACCCTGACGCTTCAGGAACCAATGAATAATATCGTAAGGGTGGCGTATCAGGCGCTCGCCGCAATTCTGGGCGGAGCGCAGAGTGTGCATACCAACTCTTTTGACGAGGTTATTTGTACGCCCACAGAGAAGGCGCTGCGCCTTGCCATCCGCACCCAACAGATTCTGGTGCATGAAACCGAAATCTGCGATTGGGTTGACCCCCTGGGCGGATCATGGCTGGTTGAATCTCTCACCGATAAACTGGAACAAAAAGCAAGAGAAGAAATTGCATTGATTTACCGAAACCACGGGGGAATGGAGGGCGCAGTAAAGGCCTCCTACCCGCAAAGACAAATTGCCCGCGAGGCATATTATGACCAGAGGCGAGTGGAAAGAGGAGAACGAAAAGTTATCGGGGTCAACACTGCGGTTAACATAACACAGGAAGACGAGTTAGCAGATGTCCGTCGCGAGCTTCAAAAACGACGCGGTTTTGAAGAGCTCCATATTGAAAACGTAAGACGCATCAGGGCCGAACGCTCGCAGGAGGCAGTAGCGCGGGCGCTGGATGAGATAAGACGCGCTGCCGAAACTAATTTGAACCTCATGCCCGTCCTGATTGAGGCCGTAAAAACTTATGCTACCTTAGGCGAGATTTGCCATGCGCTTCAGGACGTTTGGGGTTCTTATCAGGAACGGGAAACCCCCTACTAA